A single genomic interval of Ischnura elegans chromosome 3, ioIscEleg1.1, whole genome shotgun sequence harbors:
- the LOC124155259 gene encoding uncharacterized protein LOC124155259 produces the protein MPSNCSKCGLSVKRGVGISCGTCSDLYHPACQSVYQEDPRTLEDLQKVWSCRKCQDMIRSTRGDDTPIRTLSTVTPNTPEMSAPELRSLFAVINEKLDALIADQTALSHKVSENSDMLSGLTVKLHAIEKELSNVTGLVNELQEKVFDLEVKLNRNEQERLKNSVEIRGVPLTTDEDLQSIVLKISTALNVNMSAEDIDGVFRPRPRQASSINSRPPPIIVRFLRLNKRDELITKRRVRKELNVDDIGLASNLPLPQQTIYIDEALTPFNRKLFAIARDLKKKGKVKFVWVRNGNILVRQSEGAPVVVISTQKDLDRFL, from the coding sequence ATGCCGAGCAACTGCTCTAAGTGTGGTCTCTCTGTTAAGCGCGGCGTAGGTATTTCCTGTGGTACATGCTCCGACTTATATCATCCGGCCTGCCAATCAGTCTACCAAGAAGATCCGAGGACTCTGGAGGACCTCCAGAAGGTTTGGAGTTGTCGGAAGTGCCAGGATATGATCCGGTCAACACGTGGTGATGATACTCCAATTAGGACCCTATCAACTGTAACACCTAACACACCAGAGATGTCAGCTCCGGAGCTCCGATCCCTGTTCGCAGTGATCAATGAGAAGCTGGATGCTCTGATTGCAGACCAAACTGCACTCTCtcataaagtaagtgaaaacagTGACATGCTAAGTGGTCTTACAGTGAAGCTACATGCCATCGAGAAAGAATTATCAAATGTCACTGGTTTAGTAAACGAACTTCAAGAAAAAGTGTTTGACCTTGAGGTTAAGTTGAACAGAAACGAACAAGAGAGACTGAAAAATTCGGTAGAGATAAGAGGGGTGCCGCTGACCACTGACGAAGACCTCCAAAGTATTGTCCTAAAAATAAGCACTGCCCTTAATGTGAATATGTCAGCTGAGGATATAGATGGCGTGTTTCGGCCAAGGCCAAGACAAGCTAGCTCAATTAACTCTCGTCCACCTCCAATCATTGTTCGGTTTCTCAGACTGAATAAAAGGGACGAACTGATAACCAAACGTCGGGTTCGGAAAGAACTTAATGTTGATGATATTGGCCTAGCGTCTAATCTTCCTCTTCCCCAACAAACAATCTATATCGACGAGGCCCTCACCCCATTCAATAGAAAACTCTTCGCCATAGCTAGAGACCTCAAAAAGAAGggaaaagtgaaatttgtgtgggtgagaaatggaaatatcctGGTTAGACAGTCGGAGGGAGCTCCCGTAGTAGTCATATCCACACAAAAAGACCTTGATCGTTTTTTATAG